Within Micromonospora narathiwatensis, the genomic segment CCAACCCCCACCGCGAGAGGCAGGCGACCGCATGAACGTCCGCAACCAGCGACCGACGCCCGGGAGCGGTGGCACGACTTACCGCTCCACCGCGTACACCGGTCTGCTGCCGTGGCAGGTGCGTGAGCGCCGGTTCAAGCCCGTCGGACTCGGACGCCGTGGCCTGGACCCCGACGACGTGTACGCCTTCCTCGACCGGGTCGCCCGCGACCTGGCCGCCGTCCACGCCGCCCTGGCCGGCAGCCGCCGGGAGACCGCCGCGATCAAGGACGCGTTGCGCCGCTGGCAGTCCGAGCACGCCCGCGCCCGCGACGCCCGGGAAGACGCGCGGTGAGCCAGCGGTACGTCGTCCACCTGCCGGTTGTCGCCGCCGACCTGCCGGCCGCGCAGCGCCTGGCCCGGGTCATCGGCCGCTGGCTACTCGTGCTGCCGCAGGCCGACCCGGGGGAGGCCACGGTCTCCGCGGAGGACGACCAGAACGTGCGCTACCGGGTTTTCTGCGACCTGCGGATGCCCGGCGGCCGGCGTTGCCTGCTCCGCGCCGACCACGACGGCCCCTGTACCCGCCGTCTGCGCCGCTGACCTACCCGGCGATGCCTGTCCGGCAAC encodes:
- a CDS encoding DivIVA domain-containing protein, yielding MNVRNQRPTPGSGGTTYRSTAYTGLLPWQVRERRFKPVGLGRRGLDPDDVYAFLDRVARDLAAVHAALAGSRRETAAIKDALRRWQSEHARARDAREDAR